From Amphiura filiformis chromosome 20, Afil_fr2py, whole genome shotgun sequence, a single genomic window includes:
- the LOC140142422 gene encoding uncharacterized protein, translated as MMKKSKSFWTRNIASSENIKQLVSVLQSLRDSGAINVPTYRRLYPTSSDVPKFYGLPKIHKASCPIRPIVASCGSITYNSAKYVADLLAPLVGKTDRHLKNSADLVDKLSNIIVADDECLLSYDVTALFTSVPVDESLRIIHDLLTNDTSLPERTSLTPQQISDLLGVCLKTTYFIHNGAFYSQCEGAAMGSPVSPIIANLFMEHFEELALSSFPTPPVFYGRYVDDTMVILKRSVVDSFTDHLNSIHPAIKFSVEHEQDSRIAMLDTLIHKNENGSLSFSVYRKSTHTMEIREYVHAHTDQYLHFDSNQPLQHKLGVIRTLKHRAHTISSDNETLNKELDHIQQSLSICGYTKQVWDSLASNKITPKPRRPDYTAPVGSITIPYIQGVTEGLSRTIRKAGVQVHVKPTNTIRRMLVAPKDKPKKCDRSCVIYGITCNNCESQYVGETERPLRKRLTEHKRPSSPVGAHLTSEGHEC; from the coding sequence CAAACAACTTGTTAGTGTGTTGCAATCCTTGAGAGACAGTGGTGCTATTAATGTACCCACGTACCGTAGACTGTATCCAACTTCGTCTGATGTACCGAAATTTTACGGATTGCCCAAGATCCACAAGGCTTCGTGCCCCATTCGCCCAATTGTTGCCAGCTGTGGCTCTATCACTTACAACTCTGCGAAATATGTGGCGGACCTCCTCGCTCCTTTAGTAGGAAAAACTGACAGGCACTTGAAGAACAGTGCTGATCTTGTggacaaactttctaacattattgTCGCCGATGATGAGTGTCTGCTATCGTACGACGTTACCGCTCTTTTTACCAGTGTGCCCGTTGACGAAAGCCTTCGTATTATTCATGATCTGTTAACGAATGATACCTCATTGCCTGAACGCACTAGTTTGACGCCGCAACAGATTTCGGACTTGTTGGGGGTGTGCCTCAAGACCACATATTTCATCCATAATGGCGCATTCTACTCGCAATGTGAGGGCGCTGCGATGGGGTCTCCTGTTAGCCCCATCATAGCCAACCTTTTTATGGAACATTTTGAAGAACTGGCGCTGTCATCATTCCCCACGCCTCCAGTGTTCTATGGTCGCTATGTCGATGATACCATGGTGATACTCAAGAGATCGGTTGTTGACAGCTTCACTGATCACCTGAACTCGATTCACCCAGCGATCAAATTCTCTGTTGAACATGAACAAGACTCTCGCATTGCTATGTTGGACACATTGATTCACAAGAACGAGAATGGGAGTTTAAGCTTTAGCGTGTATCGCAAAAGTACTCAtaccatggaaataagagaatatgTCCATGCTCATACAGACCAGTACCTCCATTTTGACAGCAACCAACCACTTCAACACAAGCTGGGAGTCATTCGTACTCTGAAACATCGCGCTCACACCATCTCTTCGGATAATGAAACTCTGAATAAGGAACTAGATCACATCCAACAGTCACTCTCAATTTGTGGGTACACTAAGCAGGTCTGGGACTCGCTCGCGAGTAATAAGATCACTCCCAAACCCAGAAGGCCGGATTACACCGCCCCGGTAGGCAGTATCACCATCCCCTACATACAGGGTGTCACCGAAGGACTTAGTCGTACCATACGCAAAGCTGGCGTTCAAGTTCATGTCAAGCCTACCAACACCATTAGACGTATGCTGGTGGCTCCCAAGGATAAGCCCAAGAAGTGCGACCGGTCGTGTGTTATATATGGGATTACTTGTAACAACTGTGAGTCCCAGTATGTGGGCGAAACTGAAAGACCGCTCCGCAAGCGCCTCACTGAACATAAAAGACCTTCTTCCCCTGTAGGGGCTCACCTCACTTCTGAAGGACATGAATGTTAA